In Candidatus Defluviilinea proxima, a single genomic region encodes these proteins:
- a CDS encoding glycosyltransferase family 4 protein, protein MKCICLFGDAPLSSNYSGAASRHLQSFLALKKLGLEVHVWRFLSDGVREKVLEHEGNETEHSKEIRAQADSWTDVIYSLPPAYRTWIELLSRAISRPLLLAFPAIGTLSGRFVEFVHEVDPDLIWAESGVAGAVAASLPAPIPFVYSQTDFHYRIFGLRQEARARKPYPSERIQLWAMHRGEMQVIRQAAAIVTGSQTEADELRSVGGRNISVIPTTYEVVALDHPNSQGEWPARILHLGSLRTTSNYLGLMAYLDKVQSRLDANGGRYQLHIIGDVTGAKPELLERLNACKAVLHGHVNDLGSTLRPFDVAIIPYEYDTGTRTKLSLLFNHAQVVVATRSAVAGSRELRPRENCMVLPDLGSFITALPELLSNRELRERIGRAARKTFEKEFTLDAQLPKFAKVVERLAVAKGSW, encoded by the coding sequence GTGAAGTGTATTTGCTTGTTCGGGGATGCCCCGCTTTCTTCCAATTATTCAGGCGCGGCCAGCCGTCATTTACAGTCGTTTCTGGCGTTGAAAAAGCTGGGCTTGGAAGTTCATGTCTGGCGTTTTCTTTCTGATGGGGTGCGGGAGAAGGTGCTGGAACATGAAGGCAATGAAACCGAGCACAGCAAAGAGATTCGGGCACAGGCGGACTCATGGACGGATGTTATCTATTCCCTTCCACCTGCCTATCGCACATGGATCGAGTTATTATCACGGGCGATTTCCCGTCCGTTATTATTGGCCTTTCCTGCGATCGGCACATTGAGCGGGAGATTTGTTGAATTTGTGCATGAGGTAGATCCCGATCTTATCTGGGCGGAGTCAGGTGTGGCGGGTGCTGTTGCAGCATCATTACCCGCTCCGATACCTTTTGTATATTCCCAGACGGATTTTCATTATCGTATTTTTGGGTTGCGCCAGGAGGCACGGGCCCGCAAACCTTACCCGAGTGAGCGGATCCAGCTTTGGGCGATGCACAGGGGAGAGATGCAGGTCATTCGTCAGGCCGCCGCCATTGTGACGGGTTCACAGACAGAGGCGGATGAATTACGAAGCGTGGGCGGGAGGAATATTTCTGTGATCCCCACCACGTATGAAGTGGTTGCTTTGGATCACCCGAATTCACAGGGCGAATGGCCCGCCCGCATCCTGCATTTGGGAAGCCTGCGTACCACCTCGAATTATCTGGGGCTGATGGCCTATCTGGATAAGGTGCAATCGCGGCTCGATGCAAATGGCGGGCGTTATCAACTCCATATTATCGGTGATGTGACCGGGGCCAAGCCGGAACTGCTGGAACGCCTGAATGCCTGCAAGGCAGTTTTGCATGGGCACGTGAACGACCTAGGTTCTACTCTGCGTCCCTTTGATGTTGCCATTATCCCTTATGAATATGATACTGGGACGCGCACAAAATTATCCTTGCTGTTCAACCATGCACAGGTTGTGGTTGCCACGCGTTCGGCTGTGGCTGGGTCGCGGGAGTTGCGTCCTAGGGAGAATTGCATGGTTCTGCCTGACCTGGGATCCTTCATAACCGCACTGCCTGAATTGCTCAGTAACAGGGAACTGCGTGAACGCATCGGCCGTGCAGCTAGAAAAACCTTTGAAAAAGAATTCACGTTGGATGCACAGTTACCTAAGTTCGCAAAGGTTGTTGAACGTCTCGC